The Mycolicibacterium flavescens genome has a segment encoding these proteins:
- the pgi gene encoding glucose-6-phosphate isomerase produces the protein MSADSDQIPDITATPAWQALQRHHGDIGAKHLRELFAEDPARGTELAMTVGDLYIDYSKHRVTRETLSLLVDLARAARLEQKRDAMFSGVHINTSEDRAVLHTALRLPRGAQLVVDGQNVVADVHEVLDKMGDFTDRLRSGEWTGATGEAIKTVVNIGIGGSDLGPAMVTLALRHYADAGISARFVSNVDPADLVATLDGLDPATTLFIVASKTFSTLETLTNATAARRWLTDALGNAAVSRHFVAVSTNKKLVDDFGINTENMFGFWDWVGGRYSVDSAIGLSVMAVIGRERFAEFLSGFHIVDEHFRTAPLESNVPALLGLIGLWYNEFFGAETRAVLPYSNDLARFAAYLQQLTMESNGKSVRADGTPVTTSTGEIFWGEPGTNGQHAFYQLLHQGTRLVPSDFIGFSQPTDDLPTADGKGSMHDLLMSNFFAQTQVLAFGKTAEEIAAEGTPPDVVPHKVMPGNRPSTSILATQLTPSVLGQLIALYEHQVFTEGVVWGIDSFDQWGVELGKTQAKALLPVITADGSPAEQSDSSTDALVRRYRSERGRSA, from the coding sequence ATGAGTGCCGACTCCGACCAGATACCCGATATCACCGCGACTCCGGCGTGGCAGGCGTTGCAGCGGCATCACGGTGATATCGGTGCGAAACACCTGCGCGAGTTGTTCGCCGAGGATCCGGCCCGCGGCACCGAGCTCGCCATGACGGTCGGCGACCTCTACATCGACTACAGCAAGCATCGGGTCACGCGCGAGACGCTGAGCCTGCTGGTGGATTTGGCCCGCGCGGCGCGCTTGGAGCAGAAGCGTGACGCGATGTTCTCCGGCGTGCACATCAACACCTCCGAGGACCGCGCCGTCCTGCATACCGCCTTGCGGTTGCCGCGCGGTGCCCAACTGGTCGTCGACGGGCAGAACGTCGTCGCCGACGTGCACGAGGTGCTCGACAAGATGGGTGACTTCACCGACCGGTTGCGCAGCGGCGAGTGGACCGGCGCAACGGGCGAGGCGATCAAGACCGTCGTCAACATCGGCATCGGCGGGTCGGACCTCGGACCGGCGATGGTCACCCTCGCGTTACGGCACTATGCCGACGCGGGCATCTCGGCGCGGTTCGTCTCCAACGTCGACCCTGCCGATCTGGTCGCCACCCTCGACGGGCTCGACCCTGCGACAACGCTTTTCATCGTCGCGTCGAAGACGTTCTCGACGCTCGAGACGCTGACCAACGCGACGGCGGCGCGTCGCTGGCTGACCGATGCGCTCGGAAACGCCGCGGTGTCACGGCATTTCGTGGCGGTATCGACGAACAAGAAGCTGGTCGACGATTTCGGCATCAACACCGAGAACATGTTCGGATTCTGGGACTGGGTCGGCGGCCGGTATTCGGTCGACAGCGCGATCGGCTTGAGCGTGATGGCGGTGATCGGCCGCGAGCGGTTCGCCGAGTTCCTGTCCGGGTTCCACATCGTCGACGAGCACTTCCGCACCGCACCGCTGGAGTCCAACGTACCTGCGCTGCTCGGACTGATCGGGCTCTGGTACAACGAGTTCTTCGGCGCTGAAACCCGTGCGGTGCTGCCGTATTCGAATGACCTGGCCCGCTTCGCCGCCTATCTGCAGCAGCTGACGATGGAGTCGAACGGCAAGTCGGTGCGCGCCGACGGTACGCCGGTCACCACGAGCACCGGTGAGATCTTCTGGGGCGAACCGGGAACCAACGGCCAGCACGCGTTCTATCAACTGCTGCATCAGGGCACGCGTCTGGTGCCTTCCGACTTCATCGGCTTCTCACAGCCCACCGACGACCTGCCGACCGCCGATGGCAAGGGCAGCATGCACGACCTGTTGATGAGCAACTTCTTCGCCCAGACGCAGGTCCTCGCATTCGGCAAGACCGCCGAGGAGATCGCCGCCGAAGGCACTCCGCCGGATGTGGTGCCGCACAAGGTGATGCCGGGTAACCGGCCCAGCACGTCGATCCTCGCGACCCAGTTGACCCCGTCGGTGCTCGGACAGTTGATCGCACTCTACGAACACCAGGTGTTCACCGAGGGAGTCGTCTGGGGTATCGACTCGTTCGATCAGTGGGGTGTCGAACTCGGTAAGACTCAAGCCAAGGCGCTGCTCCCGGTCATCACCGCCGACGGCTCCCCCGCCGAACAGTCGGACTCCTCGACCGACGCGTTGGTGCGCCGGTACCGCAGCGAACGCGGACGATCCGCCTGA